A genomic window from Chitinophaga pollutisoli includes:
- a CDS encoding family 20 glycosylhydrolase, protein MTIKTLLITFLAIAGLASCGTHGPEGTAPKAPIQLIPLPARLSETTDSFLLDKRTVLVAASPADRRTAELFNEWFHSLSGFELAIADSGSMNAIVFRTRPAGEKAIAEGYQLKSGKDIVTIEGDDEAGTFYGMQTLIQLFPLQSATAYWLPGVSISDQPRFAYRGLHLDVCRHFFPVSFIKKYIDLLAMHKMNTFHWHLTDDQGWRIEIKRYPKLMEIGSRRKETLDGRLEDNKFDGKPYGGFYTQEDIQEVVAYATERHVTVIPEIEMPGHALAALASYPHLGCTGGPYAVATKWGVFDDVFCAGNDTTFQFLQNVLEEVLILFPSKYIHIGGDESPKVRWEKCPKCQARMKAEGLRDEHALQSYFIRRMEKWLNEKGRQIIGWDEILEGGLAPNATVMSWRGIEGGIAAAKQHHDVIMTPGNFVYFDYYQSQGKNEPLAIGGFTPVSKVYGYEPVPEGLSAREASFIKGAQANLWTEYIGSPEHAEYMVYPRAVALAEVLWSPKERKNYDGFLERLKQHFRRLDKKSVNYAKHVFEVRPTVEPDGKNGVQLRLDTKLDGGKIVFTTDSSAPDAAAISYTGPIHITKSGTIRAIVLQEAKPYGNEYQQAFVFHKALGRPVILPRAPHQHYNPGAFTLVNGIGGVKEFNDSQWTGYSGGTMEAVIDLGDSTDISRVGLNYLANREQWIYPPKEVVIAVSADGKHYKEVLQRKDPGGYGIVRLREGVKDVKARYVKFTLRALGRIPEGAPGEGEPAWLFTDELIVE, encoded by the coding sequence ATGACCATTAAAACGCTCCTGATTACTTTTCTGGCCATTGCAGGCCTCGCTTCCTGCGGAACGCACGGGCCCGAGGGCACCGCGCCCAAAGCGCCCATCCAGCTCATTCCCTTGCCTGCGCGGCTGTCGGAAACCACAGACTCTTTCCTGCTCGATAAACGTACCGTGCTGGTGGCTGCGTCGCCAGCCGACCGGAGAACGGCGGAGCTTTTTAACGAATGGTTCCATTCGCTCAGCGGGTTCGAACTGGCGATTGCGGACAGCGGATCGATGAATGCCATTGTATTCAGGACCCGGCCGGCGGGTGAGAAAGCCATTGCAGAAGGGTATCAGCTAAAATCCGGCAAAGACATCGTGACCATTGAGGGCGATGACGAAGCCGGAACGTTCTACGGGATGCAAACCCTCATCCAGCTGTTCCCGCTGCAATCCGCCACGGCCTACTGGCTACCCGGTGTAAGCATCTCCGACCAGCCGCGATTCGCATACCGGGGTTTGCACCTCGACGTGTGCCGGCACTTTTTCCCCGTTTCCTTTATCAAAAAATACATCGACCTGCTGGCGATGCATAAAATGAATACGTTCCACTGGCACCTGACCGACGACCAGGGATGGCGCATCGAGATAAAGCGCTACCCGAAACTCATGGAGATCGGCAGCCGGCGAAAGGAAACGCTGGACGGGCGGCTGGAAGACAATAAATTCGACGGCAAGCCATATGGCGGTTTTTATACGCAGGAAGACATCCAGGAAGTAGTCGCGTATGCCACGGAGCGCCACGTCACCGTGATCCCCGAGATCGAAATGCCAGGACACGCCCTCGCGGCGCTGGCATCTTATCCGCACCTGGGATGCACGGGAGGGCCGTATGCGGTGGCCACGAAATGGGGCGTGTTTGACGACGTGTTTTGCGCCGGCAACGATACTACGTTCCAGTTTCTGCAAAATGTTCTGGAAGAAGTGCTGATCCTTTTCCCCTCGAAATACATCCATATCGGCGGCGACGAAAGCCCGAAAGTGCGTTGGGAGAAATGCCCCAAATGCCAGGCCCGCATGAAAGCGGAAGGGCTCAGGGACGAACATGCCCTGCAGAGCTACTTCATCCGCCGGATGGAAAAATGGCTTAACGAAAAAGGGCGGCAGATCATCGGCTGGGATGAGATCCTGGAAGGCGGCCTCGCGCCCAATGCCACCGTGATGAGCTGGCGCGGGATCGAAGGCGGGATCGCAGCCGCGAAGCAGCATCACGACGTGATCATGACGCCCGGCAACTTCGTGTACTTCGATTATTACCAGTCGCAGGGCAAGAACGAACCGCTGGCGATCGGCGGCTTCACGCCGGTGAGCAAAGTATATGGCTACGAGCCTGTTCCAGAGGGCCTTTCCGCCAGGGAAGCCTCCTTTATCAAGGGCGCGCAGGCCAACTTATGGACCGAGTATATCGGCAGTCCGGAGCACGCGGAATACATGGTGTACCCCCGCGCCGTGGCGCTGGCCGAAGTGCTGTGGTCGCCCAAAGAGCGGAAGAATTATGACGGTTTCCTTGAAAGGCTCAAGCAACATTTCCGCCGGCTTGACAAGAAAAGCGTGAATTACGCCAAGCACGTGTTCGAGGTGCGGCCCACCGTGGAACCCGATGGTAAGAACGGCGTCCAGCTCAGGCTGGATACGAAGCTGGACGGCGGGAAGATCGTCTTCACCACCGACAGTTCCGCCCCCGATGCGGCAGCCATTTCTTACACGGGCCCCATCCACATCACGAAATCAGGAACGATCCGCGCTATCGTTTTGCAGGAAGCGAAGCCCTACGGCAACGAGTACCAGCAGGCGTTCGTTTTCCACAAGGCGCTGGGCCGGCCAGTGATCCTGCCGCGGGCGCCCCACCAGCATTATAACCCGGGCGCTTTTACGCTGGTGAACGGGATCGGGGGGGTGAAGGAATTTAACGACAGCCAATGGACCGGCTACAGCGGCGGCACGATGGAAGCAGTGATCGACCTGGGGGACAGTACCGACATCTCCCGGGTAGGCCTGAACTACCTGGCGAACCGGGAACAGTGGATCTATCCGCCGAAAGAGGTGGTGATCGCCGTTTCGGCCGACGGGAAGCATTATAAAGAAGTGCTGCAGCGAAAAGACCCCGGCGGTTATGGGATCGTGCGGTTGCGGGAGGGGGTGAAAGACGTGAAAGCCAGGTATGTAAAATTCACGTTGCGGGCGCTCGGCCGGATACCCGAGGGGGCGCCGGGCGAGGGGGAGCCGGCCTGGCTGTTTACCGATGAATTGATTGTAGAATAA
- a CDS encoding GH92 family glycosyl hydrolase has translation MKKWMVLLALGLATAAHAQQKDHAHKVNPFIGTGGHGHTYPGPSMPFGMVQLSPDTRLKGWDGCSGYHYTDSVMYGFSHTHLSGTGIEDYCDILLMPVTGQPAWHNEAYASPFSHANEKAYAGFYSVKLDKYDIRASLTATRRVGLHKYEFPASAKEGHVLLDLYHRDIVVNSSLKVINDSTIVGMRTSTSWAKEQILFFAMKFSQPFRTHTVALGDTTKGALQQAEGRNIKAYFTFDVTKPVYVKVAISGVSEAGAMKNLDAEMPGFDFDGTLAAAIQAWNKELGKIEVKGGTEDQQTMFYSALYHACLNPNLYMDVDGKYRGTDLKIHQAEGFENHSVFSLWDTHRALHPLMTIINPTRTNHWINTFLAQYKNGGMLPVWELSGNETFCMIGYHSVPVIVDAYQKGIRGYDAKLALEAMRSYAEGTRFGMQDYIRQGYLSMDTQPESVSRTLEYSYDDWCIAQMGKMLGDMEVYDRYMRRAQSYKNIYDASSGFMRGKIGARWMSPFLPTEVNNYFTEANSWQYSFYAPQDVSGLMQLNGGREKFIDKLNHLFTTEDKLSGRHQSDITGLIGQYAHGNEPSHHIAYLFNYAGQPWRTQELVHQVMNTMYHNAPDGLSGNEDCGQMSAWYVMSAMGIYPVRPGDGQYAIGTPTFDEVKIHLESGKTFTIKAHNRSDKNYYVKGVRVNDANGKTENLRISAVPHSAIMAGGEMTFEMSGTPDKTWATGANVPVSTITEDLIVAVPYLVAAEDRFKNSMQVQLKAVEPNTTIFYSTDGSTPDKNSKKYTGPVTLKNTLRLKAVAFRNGQYSQVTETPFYLIPTDKTISVLSKINPQFTAGGPDALIDGIRGREDFRLGAWQSHYPGNLEAVVDLKAPRQLKKLGLGVLQDIGSWIWYPTQVEFLLSDDGKNFTSAGVVKNDFSPREHGNFIQTLSLPLNAKARYVKVVATSIGVIPDWHPGKGEHGHIFADEIIIE, from the coding sequence ATGAAAAAATGGATGGTATTGCTGGCCCTGGGGCTGGCTACAGCCGCGCATGCACAGCAGAAAGACCATGCGCACAAAGTAAATCCCTTCATCGGAACCGGCGGCCACGGCCACACTTATCCCGGCCCCAGCATGCCTTTCGGTATGGTGCAACTGAGCCCCGATACGCGTCTCAAAGGCTGGGACGGCTGCTCCGGCTACCACTATACCGATTCCGTGATGTATGGCTTCTCCCACACCCACCTCAGCGGCACCGGCATCGAAGATTATTGTGATATCCTCCTGATGCCTGTAACCGGCCAGCCCGCCTGGCACAACGAAGCCTACGCCTCGCCCTTCTCCCACGCCAACGAAAAAGCCTACGCAGGTTTCTACAGCGTGAAACTCGACAAATACGACATCAGGGCCAGCCTCACCGCCACACGGCGCGTAGGCCTGCATAAATACGAATTCCCGGCATCCGCGAAGGAAGGGCATGTGCTGCTCGACCTCTACCATCGCGACATCGTGGTCAATTCCTCCCTGAAAGTGATCAACGATTCCACCATCGTGGGGATGCGCACTTCCACCAGCTGGGCCAAGGAACAGATCCTGTTCTTCGCCATGAAATTCAGCCAGCCGTTCCGCACGCACACCGTTGCCCTGGGCGATACCACGAAAGGCGCGCTGCAACAAGCGGAAGGGCGCAACATCAAAGCCTACTTCACATTCGACGTAACAAAACCCGTTTACGTGAAAGTGGCCATCAGCGGCGTCAGCGAAGCAGGCGCCATGAAAAACCTCGACGCCGAAATGCCCGGCTTCGACTTCGATGGCACCCTCGCGGCGGCCATTCAGGCGTGGAACAAAGAACTGGGAAAAATTGAAGTGAAAGGCGGGACGGAAGACCAGCAAACCATGTTCTATTCCGCCCTCTACCACGCCTGCCTCAACCCCAACCTCTACATGGATGTGGACGGGAAATACCGCGGAACAGACCTGAAAATCCACCAGGCCGAAGGGTTCGAAAACCACAGCGTGTTCTCACTCTGGGATACGCACCGCGCATTGCACCCGCTCATGACCATCATCAATCCCACCCGTACCAACCATTGGATCAACACCTTCCTCGCTCAATACAAAAACGGCGGCATGCTGCCCGTCTGGGAGCTGAGCGGCAACGAAACTTTCTGCATGATCGGTTACCATTCCGTCCCCGTGATTGTGGACGCTTACCAGAAAGGCATCCGCGGCTATGATGCGAAACTTGCGCTGGAAGCCATGCGCAGCTATGCGGAAGGTACGCGTTTCGGGATGCAGGACTACATCCGCCAGGGATATCTCAGCATGGATACGCAGCCCGAATCTGTATCGCGGACATTGGAATATTCCTACGACGACTGGTGCATCGCGCAGATGGGCAAAATGCTCGGCGATATGGAAGTATACGACCGGTATATGCGCCGCGCGCAATCCTACAAAAACATTTACGACGCTTCTTCCGGGTTCATGCGCGGCAAAATCGGCGCCCGTTGGATGAGCCCCTTCCTACCCACCGAAGTAAACAACTATTTCACCGAAGCCAACAGCTGGCAATACAGCTTCTACGCCCCGCAAGACGTGAGCGGCCTCATGCAACTGAACGGCGGAAGGGAAAAATTCATCGATAAGCTGAATCACCTCTTTACGACGGAAGATAAACTTTCCGGCCGCCACCAGAGCGACATTACCGGCCTCATCGGCCAATACGCCCACGGCAACGAGCCCAGCCACCACATCGCCTACCTGTTCAATTACGCCGGCCAGCCCTGGAGAACGCAGGAACTGGTGCACCAGGTCATGAACACCATGTACCACAACGCACCCGACGGCTTGAGCGGAAACGAAGATTGCGGACAAATGAGCGCCTGGTACGTAATGAGCGCCATGGGCATTTACCCCGTTCGTCCCGGCGACGGTCAGTATGCCATCGGCACCCCCACTTTCGACGAAGTGAAAATCCACCTCGAAAGCGGCAAGACCTTCACCATCAAAGCCCACAACCGCAGCGACAAAAATTACTACGTGAAAGGCGTTCGTGTGAATGACGCCAATGGCAAAACGGAAAACCTCCGCATCTCCGCCGTTCCGCACAGCGCTATCATGGCGGGCGGCGAAATGACCTTCGAGATGAGCGGCACGCCCGATAAAACCTGGGCCACCGGCGCCAACGTGCCTGTGAGCACCATCACTGAAGACCTCATCGTGGCTGTGCCCTATTTGGTTGCAGCGGAAGACCGCTTCAAAAATTCCATGCAGGTACAGCTGAAAGCCGTGGAACCGAATACCACCATCTTCTATTCAACCGATGGCAGCACACCAGACAAAAATTCGAAGAAATATACCGGTCCCGTTACGCTGAAAAACACCCTGCGCCTGAAAGCCGTAGCTTTCCGCAACGGACAGTACAGCCAGGTGACGGAAACACCGTTCTACCTCATCCCTACCGATAAAACCATTTCGGTGTTGTCGAAGATAAACCCGCAGTTCACGGCTGGCGGGCCTGACGCATTGATCGACGGCATCCGCGGCCGGGAAGACTTCCGCCTGGGCGCCTGGCAGAGCCATTACCCCGGCAACCTGGAAGCGGTTGTAGATCTGAAAGCGCCGCGCCAGCTGAAAAAGCTTGGCCTGGGCGTATTGCAGGACATCGGATCGTGGATCTGGTACCCCACGCAGGTGGAGTTCCTGCTGTCGGACGACGGGAAAAACTTCACTTCCGCGGGCGTAGTGAAAAATGATTTTTCGCCCCGCGAGCACGGCAATTTCATCCAGACGCTGAGCCTGCCGCTGAACGCGAAAGCCAGGTATGTGAAGGTGGTCGCCACTTCCATCGGCGTCATACCGGACTGGCATCCGGGCAAAGGCGAACATGGCCATATTTTTGCAGATGAAATCATCATAGAATAG